From the genome of Brienomyrus brachyistius isolate T26 chromosome 8, BBRACH_0.4, whole genome shotgun sequence, one region includes:
- the nat8l2 gene encoding N-acetyltransferase 8-like 2 translates to MESVIRRYKPSDRAAVLTLFRNGISEHIHPAFFKAMCHPDNVALTTIISVTIYLLGGCTCSLALMSGLAWVGIVYYCCYEIYAGYVEEKLQTDMRDIQASFLDSPDNCFWVAEGTVDGEAGIFGMVAAVRKAHDGEDEEQERCGEIFRMIVSSSCRRSGLGTRLTRTAIEFCRERKYSRVVLGTSSIQTAAIALYLRLGFKHTHTDTLSHRPHWHTWVTKIIFLQMEMLL, encoded by the exons A TGGAGTCGGTGATAAGACGTTACAAACCCTCTGACAGAGCGGCGGTTTTAACCCTTTTTCGCAATGGGATTTCGGAGCACATACATCCAGCGTTCTTCAAGGCTATGTGTCACCCTGACAATGTGGCTCTGACTACAATAATCTCCGTTACTATCTACCTGCTGGGCGGATGCACCTGTAGCTTGGCCTTAATGTCCGGCTTAGCCTGGGTAGGGATCGTGTACTACTGCTGCTATGAGATCTACGCCGGCTATGTCGAAGAGAAGCTACAAACTGACATGCGGGATATCCAGGCTAGCTTTCTCGACAGCCCCGATAACTGCTTTTGGGTCGCAGAGGGCACAGTCGACGGAGAGGCTGGGATTTTTGGCATGGTTGCCGCAGTGAGGAAGGCGCATGATGGCGAGGATGAGGAGCAAGAGCGCTGTGGCGAGATTTTCCGCATGATCGTCTCATCGTCTTGTCGCCGTAGTGGCCTTGGTACCCGACTGACTCGGACTGCTATCGAATTCTGCCGGGAACGGAAGTATTCAAGAGTAGTTCTGGGGACCAGCTCCATCCAGACGGCAGCTATAGCGCTCTATCTGAGACTTGGCTtcaagcacacgcacacagacacgttGTCACACCGTCCTCACTGGCACACGTGGGTCACGAAAATCATTTTCCTGCAGATGGAAATGCTGCTGTGA